In Alosa sapidissima isolate fAloSap1 chromosome 11, fAloSap1.pri, whole genome shotgun sequence, a single window of DNA contains:
- the faap24 gene encoding Fanconi anemia core complex-associated protein 24 translates to MESKAVVNAIPPYGYIIANEKWRGSVLVQGFKGNVKIIFEEHLGVVDFHLSDKSCILYVSESDIVAGNAYKRKIVRFRNANSSLQGIIVVEKTRLSEQYFSPLQKFVVLELGLNLLPVLNPMEASQLIYQLVHGESKENPFRRKSISRLLDPVVLALVQQIPGVGKVKALALLQRYSSIHQLSQASASDLEPIVGQATAQHIWGFFHKPL, encoded by the exons ATGGAGTCTAAAGCAGTTGTCAATGCCATACCGCCTTATGGATATATAATTGCTAACGAAAAGTGGAGAGGCTCTGTGCTGGTACAAGGCTTCAAAG GAAACGTAAAGATAATTTTCGAGGAACATCTCGGCGTTGTTGATTTTCATCTTTCAGACAAGAGCTGTATCCTGTATGTATCAGAGAGCGATATAGTGGCTGGCAACGCCTACAAAAGGAAGATTGTTCGCTTCAGAAAT GCTAATAGCAGTCTTCAGGGGATTATTGTAGTAGAGAAGACACGCCTCAGTGAACAATACTTCAGCCCCTTACAAAAGTTTGTGGTGCTGGAGTTGGGACTGAACCTGCTGCCTGTCTTAAACCCAATGGAGGCCTCACAGCTTATCTATCAGTTG GTCCATGGGGAAAGCAAGGAGAACCCTTTCCGCAGGAAGAGCATCTCCAGGCTGCTGGATCCTGTGGTGTTGGCTCTGGTCCAGCAGATCCCTGGAGTGGGAAAGGTGAAGGCCCTGGCCCTTCTGCAGCGATACTCCTCCATCCACCAACTCAGCCAAGCCTCAGCCAGTGACCTTGAACCCATAGTAGGGCAGGCCACAGCTCAACACATTTGGGGATTCTTCCACAAGCCACTGTAG
- the bmb gene encoding protein brambleberry — protein MHLWVSSLALWSLLVICTQCGTVGALFDWLKETPTPTPAPPPVGPAAVPNDPPTFEMRVVDEKFLAEGNMMQLSPLDSCHLQVIGQLRSTCDGLSEESLAKLGVALFNCQAEVEGRRTYPCTEEMSLKECTANMDSDTWNAYHIVSNRARSVCYATRQQHFRRRAELTVNALIATATSQLDAMEDLKEGQKELRDLTAASLDKLLDGHNVLQLQQGVLRDGQEQLDASISANLQTLAQEKALISTGQELVAQLIQGISQRMENVSEQLQAQGSEVQDGHQAILDDLAEVRGRAQDIYSKIEGNMVGFLQQQNDTARFYSELMGKLERMNSTLGYLLLYLDNMQGRLEDRLHIIQRYLGWAGMNIRAVWTCVMHAGYFLLSAVLLSFLQCPTFSRLSLMVTVPLNAIAEVNQQSAFDLFTLTFLLFTLSLGRWFVLQVLWVVSRIKGDTPPVALCGPPGKVIEEDVPEYESRPSSTPKKEYLDSGTGLEIDGQISFMAGDPSLVAVSPPQPQWRSRFGGPSLCTTNHSTPVVKNKPGLSGVVFENIAQRNLAGVLYTVDQSCNSSMNHSSASNGSISGRPLCGGTTKLGHPCKKRAVLGQDFCRVHEAGHMSHN, from the exons ATGCATCTCTGGGTGTCTAGTTTGGCACTGTGGAGTCTCTTGGTAATATGCACCCAGTGTGGCACAGTGGGGGCCCTTTTTGACTGGCTGAAGGAAACGCCAACACCAACCCCTGCCCCACCACCAGTTGGTCCAGCTGCTGTGCCAAATGACCCTCCCACCTTTGAAATGCGTGTGGTGGATGAGAAGTTTCTTGCTGAGGGCAATATGATGCAACTTAGCCCTCTAGACAGTTGTCATTTACAG GTTATCGGTCAGCTGAGGTCTACTTGTGATGGTTTGTCAGAGGAGAGTCTGGCCAAACTGGGTGTGGCACTTTTTAACTGCCAAGCGGAGGTGGAGGGTCGGCGGACTTACCCCTGCACAGAGGAAATG TCCTTAAAAGAGTGCACTGCCAACATGGATTCTGACACCTGGAATGCTTACCACATAGTGAGCAACAGAGCGCGCTCCGTGTGTTATGCCACTCGGCAGCAGCACTTCAGACGACGGGCCGAGCTCACGGTCAACGCCCTCATAGCCACGGCAACCAGCCAGCTTGATGCCATGGAGGACCTGAAG GAAGGCCAGAAAGAACTGCGGGACCTGACCGCAGCGTCTCTTGATAAGTTGCTAGATGGGCACAATGTCCTACAGCTCCAGCAGGGGGTGCTCAGAGATGGTCAGGAACAGCTTGATGCCTCCATCAGTGCCAACCTGCAGACACTGGCACAGGAGAAGGCCCTCATCAGCACCGGGCAGGAGTTGGTAGCACAGCTCATCCAGGGCATCTCTCAAAGAATGG AGAACGTAAGTGAGCAGTTGCAGGCTCAAGGTTCTGAAGTGCAAGATGGTCATCAGGCTATTCTGGATGACCTGGCAGAAGTTAGAGGCCGTGCCCAGGACATCTACAGTAAAATAG AGGGCAACATGGTTGGGTTCTTGCAAcagcaaaatgacacagcaCGGTTCTACTCTGAGCTCATGGGGAAGCTGGAACGCATGAACAGCACTCTGGGGTACCTGCTGCTTTATCTGGACAACATGCAGGGACGACTGGAGGACCGACTACACATTATCCAGAGATACCTGGGATGGGCAG GTATGAATATTCGTGCTGTCTGGACctgtgtgatgcatgctgggtacTTCCTGTtgagtgctgtgctgctgtcCTTCCTTCAGTGCCCCACgttctctcgtctctctcttaTGGTCACAGTGCCCCTCAACGCTATTGCAGAAGTCAACCAGCAATCTGCCTTCGACCTGTTCACACTTACATTCCTGTTGTTCACTCTCtccttag GACGCTGGTTTGTACTACAGGTGCTGTGGGTAGTGTCCAGGATTAAGGGGGACACTCCTCCTGTGGCTCTGTGTGGTCCTCCAGGCAAAGTGATTGAAGAGGATGTTCCTGAGTACGAGTCTCGTCCATCGTCCACTCCCAAGAA GGAATACCTGGACAGTGGTACAGGATTGGAAATTGATGGTCAAATCAGCTTCATGGCAG GTGACCCCAGTCTGGTGGCTGTTTCTCCCCCACAACCACAATGGCGGTCTCGATTTGGCGGACCAAGCCTGTGCACAACAAACCATTCAACACCTGTGGTTAAAAACAAGCCTGGTCTATCTGGA GTTGTCTTTGAGAATATCGCCCAACGGAATCTTGCAGGGGTCCTGTACACGGTTGACCAGTCTTGTAATTCCAGCATGAATCACTCCAGTGCCAGCAATGG ctCCATTTCAGGACGTCCTCTGTGTGGTGGGACCACAAAGTTGGGACACCCCTGTAAGAAGAGAGCCGTGCTGGGCCAGGACTTCTGCCGTGTTCATGAGGCCGGCCACATGTCTCACAACTGA